A single region of the Gracilibacillus caseinilyticus genome encodes:
- a CDS encoding choice-of-anchor I family protein has translation MKKTSVLLFAAILLIISPVITSAASDITYHTESDESLAVELLGRYSSGAEIDDGGTEIVAYDPHTAKAYSVNGSKKTLDIIDLSVLAEGEKEIPLDKQIKLSDFGVDAGDLTSVAIDPESRFIAVAVPAENKVENGNVVIMSTEGDVLTTVEVGALPDMVSITPDGNHILVANEAEPGEDYTVNPEGSVTIIDVSEGVTQGATLQTKTAFFTDKIVEKGVRKVHPDSTYAQDLEPEYIVVDEASKYAYVVLQEDNAMAKLDIETGEFVTVESLGYKDFSAGDNKLDASDKDDKINIRNWPVLSMYQPDGMDLIEMNGKTYILTANEGDAQDWDGFSEEARVEDLVGDDAYQLNADLYQGYSQEELDQMVEEGLFKKEQLGRLGTSTSHPVNEEGKYEAIYGYGARSFSVWDAETLELVYDSGSDFEEKIAAFMPEYFHSNNDEDSFESRSDDKGVEPESVITGEVAGTTYAFVGLERQGGIMVYDMTNPASPSFDSYFSSRTFQGLDAGVDTASGDVTPEGLTFIKAEDSPTNEPILLAAHEVSGTIAVYELGVSSDSGLQELTINNGELTPAFSPGQYEYQVEVGHDVDDIQIAARTSSADAHVLVNGMDPSESVALEDGMNAINVDVVAEDGSASTYLIVVNKLLAHKTEELRKDGDSWKLETDIQTLDDKATLELIVPDSEGITDSITFSAEQIQQLKEKNITVMVKKSDVQLTFDMLSFSTGETLTLLIDKMDKADYEQGDQSLTDIFDLSFQQSGQAISEFVNPVHLSFALAEKKEDSALYYWNATEAKWSLVEGEPTFHDGWLTVATDHFSIYSVFNASDLVEESADPVDPDENGTDTDEEEPTTPPSTDNDNDTTENELPDTATNMYTLMVLGGILLLVGMVIVVVKKNPKFAQ, from the coding sequence ATGAAGAAAACATCGGTCTTATTATTTGCAGCTATATTACTTATTATCAGTCCTGTCATAACTAGTGCCGCCTCAGACATTACTTACCATACAGAAAGTGATGAATCACTAGCGGTGGAATTACTCGGCCGTTACTCCAGTGGTGCGGAGATTGATGACGGTGGTACCGAAATTGTCGCCTATGATCCACATACAGCAAAAGCCTACTCTGTAAATGGTTCGAAGAAAACGTTAGATATTATCGATCTGTCGGTATTAGCGGAAGGAGAGAAAGAAATTCCGTTAGATAAGCAAATTAAGCTAAGTGATTTTGGCGTTGATGCCGGAGATTTAACAAGTGTGGCGATTGATCCGGAAAGCAGGTTTATTGCGGTTGCTGTGCCGGCAGAAAATAAAGTAGAGAATGGCAATGTTGTAATAATGTCTACAGAAGGTGATGTATTAACGACGGTCGAAGTGGGGGCGTTACCAGATATGGTGAGCATTACACCGGATGGCAATCATATTTTAGTAGCGAATGAAGCGGAACCAGGTGAGGATTACACGGTTAATCCCGAAGGTTCTGTCACGATTATAGATGTCAGTGAAGGTGTGACGCAAGGTGCAACATTACAGACAAAGACAGCTTTCTTCACTGATAAAATCGTAGAAAAAGGTGTTCGAAAAGTACATCCAGATAGTACCTATGCACAAGATCTAGAGCCAGAGTATATTGTTGTTGATGAAGCGAGTAAATATGCGTATGTCGTCCTGCAAGAAGACAATGCGATGGCAAAACTGGATATCGAAACAGGTGAATTTGTAACCGTTGAAAGTTTAGGTTATAAAGACTTTTCTGCTGGAGATAACAAACTGGATGCATCGGATAAAGATGACAAAATCAATATTCGTAATTGGCCAGTTTTATCCATGTACCAGCCGGATGGTATGGATTTAATCGAGATGAACGGTAAGACATATATTCTGACTGCTAATGAAGGGGATGCTCAGGATTGGGATGGATTCTCCGAGGAAGCACGTGTAGAAGATCTCGTGGGAGACGATGCCTACCAATTAAATGCGGACCTTTATCAAGGGTATTCACAGGAAGAACTAGACCAAATGGTGGAAGAAGGATTGTTTAAAAAAGAACAGCTTGGAAGACTAGGTACTTCTACTTCACATCCTGTTAATGAAGAAGGAAAATACGAGGCCATTTATGGATATGGCGCGCGTTCTTTCTCTGTCTGGGATGCAGAAACGTTAGAATTAGTGTATGACAGTGGTTCTGATTTTGAAGAAAAAATTGCAGCATTTATGCCAGAATATTTCCATAGTAACAATGACGAAGATTCCTTTGAGTCGAGAAGTGATGATAAGGGTGTCGAGCCTGAATCAGTCATTACCGGTGAAGTAGCTGGTACCACATATGCTTTTGTTGGCTTAGAGCGTCAAGGTGGCATCATGGTATATGATATGACGAATCCTGCATCACCAAGCTTTGACAGCTATTTTTCTTCTCGAACTTTCCAAGGACTTGATGCTGGAGTCGATACGGCAAGTGGCGATGTAACGCCAGAAGGCTTAACGTTTATTAAAGCAGAAGACAGCCCGACGAATGAACCTATTTTATTAGCAGCACATGAAGTAAGTGGAACAATTGCTGTATATGAACTAGGCGTGTCCTCTGATTCAGGTCTTCAAGAGTTAACGATTAACAACGGTGAATTAACGCCAGCATTTTCACCAGGTCAATATGAGTATCAAGTAGAAGTAGGACACGATGTAGATGACATTCAAATCGCAGCAAGAACGAGTTCTGCCGATGCCCATGTTCTGGTTAATGGGATGGATCCATCAGAATCTGTAGCATTAGAAGACGGTATGAATGCGATTAATGTAGATGTCGTAGCAGAAGATGGTTCCGCCTCTACTTATCTGATTGTCGTCAATAAATTGTTGGCACATAAAACCGAAGAGCTGAGAAAAGATGGCGACAGCTGGAAGCTAGAAACAGATATCCAAACATTAGACGATAAGGCCACACTCGAACTGATCGTTCCGGATTCAGAAGGTATAACAGATTCGATTACGTTCTCTGCAGAACAGATCCAGCAGCTCAAAGAAAAGAACATTACCGTAATGGTGAAAAAATCTGATGTACAACTGACTTTTGATATGCTCTCTTTCTCTACCGGGGAAACATTAACATTATTGATTGATAAAATGGACAAGGCTGATTATGAACAAGGTGATCAATCTCTAACAGATATATTTGATTTGAGCTTCCAGCAATCTGGACAAGCCATTTCCGAGTTTGTTAATCCTGTTCATCTGTCCTTTGCATTAGCAGAAAAAAAGGAAGACTCCGCTTTATATTATTGGAATGCGACAGAAGCAAAATGGTCATTAGTGGAAGGGGAACCGACTTTTCACGATGGATGGCTCACAGTTGCGACGGATCATTTTAGTATCTATTCTGTCTTTAATGCTTCTGATTTAGTGGAAGAGTCAGCAGATCCAGTCGATCCAGATGAAAATGGCACGGACACGGATGAGGAAGAACCAACAACGCCACCATCTACAGATAATGATAACGATACTACGGAAAATGAATTACCAGATACAGCTACAAATATGTACACGTTGATGGTTCTTGGAGGTATTTTGCTTTTGGTTGGGATGGTTATTGTTGTTGTGAAGAAGAATCCTAAATTTGCACAATAG
- a CDS encoding response regulator transcription factor, which translates to MKTILIIDDELSVRQGLSRHVDWQKLRLNVIGTASDGKQALEMINKDRPDIVITDIYMPEMDGLTLIKHLYEQYSSIKIIIHSGYNHFDNARKAIQYGVKHFFLKPSPVSEIETIMQDVLQEMEADDKKADILNKYTVQRPVYLAYRKDSFIRQLLFNHHSLNDRLSHTSNELLGISTNTAAIVTSIMINRPPYLTKAHEREWQLMKFSVGNILSETMERFNDQRELVSHLVDYSDSSYVLVMFLPGNSLYLEQINDQLVQKMVDHVLYYLKVSMMVGVSEVKSNIHQLTDAYGESMQALEVSEYEEWNHVYHYNEMKKRGVHSSESYPFEMVKEINEAITSKDYEVVLDIWNNFVNDISSATYLPFYLIQTISINVLSVLLMEEQYSDNGESDLNEAVLLQGVYHHQTTKALLDWMLLQLKDWVERSKQFISNQKTSHLVDQVKEHVHQYYDELITLGEIAEEFHVNRNYLSQLFKKTTGETFVHYLNQYRINKAKELLREKRYMVYEVSEMVGYQNSTYFSQVFKAIVGISPSEFF; encoded by the coding sequence ATGAAAACCATTTTAATCATTGATGACGAGCTTTCTGTACGTCAGGGTCTTAGCCGGCATGTCGACTGGCAAAAACTTCGGTTAAATGTAATTGGAACAGCAAGTGATGGTAAACAAGCCTTAGAAATGATCAATAAGGATCGTCCCGATATAGTCATAACGGATATTTATATGCCTGAAATGGACGGTTTAACGTTAATAAAACATTTATATGAGCAGTATTCTTCTATTAAAATTATCATTCATAGTGGTTATAATCATTTTGATAATGCCAGGAAAGCGATTCAATATGGAGTGAAGCATTTTTTTTTAAAGCCATCTCCTGTTTCAGAAATTGAAACGATCATGCAGGATGTATTACAAGAAATGGAAGCTGATGATAAAAAAGCTGATATTTTGAACAAGTACACAGTGCAACGACCTGTGTATCTGGCATATCGTAAAGACAGTTTCATACGACAGCTCTTATTTAATCATCATTCATTAAATGATCGTTTATCACATACTAGTAACGAGTTATTAGGTATAAGTACTAATACAGCTGCGATTGTTACGTCGATTATGATTAATCGACCACCTTACTTAACGAAAGCACATGAACGTGAATGGCAATTGATGAAATTTAGCGTTGGGAATATTTTGTCGGAAACGATGGAACGATTCAACGATCAAAGGGAATTGGTTTCGCATTTGGTGGATTATTCAGATTCAAGCTATGTATTAGTTATGTTTTTGCCAGGAAATTCTCTTTATCTAGAGCAGATAAATGATCAACTGGTTCAAAAAATGGTGGATCATGTGCTTTATTATCTGAAGGTTTCTATGATGGTTGGGGTTAGTGAAGTCAAAAGCAACATCCATCAATTAACAGATGCTTATGGTGAAAGCATGCAGGCGTTGGAAGTATCTGAATATGAAGAATGGAATCACGTATACCATTACAACGAAATGAAAAAAAGAGGCGTTCATTCTTCGGAGAGTTATCCTTTTGAAATGGTGAAGGAAATAAATGAAGCGATTACTTCAAAAGATTATGAAGTGGTTCTTGATATTTGGAATAATTTTGTGAACGATATTTCTTCAGCAACTTATTTGCCCTTTTATCTTATACAGACCATTTCTATCAATGTATTAAGTGTTCTATTGATGGAGGAGCAGTATTCGGATAATGGAGAAAGTGATTTGAATGAGGCAGTCTTATTACAAGGTGTGTATCATCATCAAACAACGAAAGCATTATTAGATTGGATGCTACTACAATTGAAGGATTGGGTAGAACGCTCCAAACAATTTATATCAAATCAAAAGACAAGTCATTTAGTAGATCAAGTAAAAGAACATGTGCATCAATATTATGATGAACTCATTACCCTGGGTGAAATAGCAGAAGAATTTCATGTGAATCGTAATTATTTATCTCAATTGTTTAAGAAAACAACCGGAGAAACGTTTGTACATTATTTGAATCAATATCGCATTAATAAAGCAAAAGAATTGTTGCGCGAAAAAAGGTATATGGTCTATGAAGTAAGTGAAATGGTGGGTTATCAAAATTCCACATATTTTAGTCAGGTTTTTAAAGCTATTGTTGGGATTAGTCCATCTGAATTTTTTTAG
- a CDS encoding glycoside hydrolase family 43 protein — MLKNQDIQIRDPFIYVNREEGKYYLYGSTDKDIWGKGTGFDVYIGTDLEHWDGPFPVFRPDASFYSDENFWAPEVHYYNGDYYLFATFLLKESGMRGTAILKSSTLTGPFQPHSEGIVTPNNWHSLDGTLHIDREGAPWMVFCHEWIQVGDGEICAIRLKADLSDAVGEPITLFAASEAQWPTSFTHKRFPSQINYVTDGPYLYDAENGELLMLWASFVDSIYAQGISRSVSGQLTGPWQHDDHPLFTSDGGHGMLFHDKYGRLQLTLHSPNRTPEERPIFIELEESSGKLRRREDG, encoded by the coding sequence ATGTTAAAAAATCAAGATATCCAGATTAGAGATCCCTTTATCTATGTAAACCGAGAAGAGGGTAAATATTATTTGTATGGCAGTACGGATAAAGATATTTGGGGAAAGGGAACTGGCTTTGATGTGTACATTGGAACTGATTTGGAGCATTGGGATGGACCATTTCCAGTATTTCGTCCAGATGCCTCTTTTTATTCTGATGAGAATTTTTGGGCACCAGAGGTTCATTATTATAATGGCGACTATTATTTATTCGCCACGTTTTTACTTAAAGAAAGTGGTATGCGAGGAACAGCGATATTAAAATCTAGTACACTGACAGGACCGTTTCAACCACATAGTGAAGGGATTGTTACGCCAAACAATTGGCACTCACTTGATGGAACTCTCCATATTGATCGTGAAGGGGCACCTTGGATGGTTTTCTGCCATGAATGGATACAAGTAGGAGACGGTGAGATTTGCGCGATTCGACTTAAAGCCGATCTTTCTGATGCTGTTGGGGAACCAATTACGCTTTTTGCTGCATCGGAAGCGCAATGGCCAACGTCTTTTACGCACAAACGATTTCCTTCACAGATCAATTATGTGACAGACGGACCTTATTTGTATGATGCAGAAAATGGTGAATTACTAATGTTATGGGCAAGTTTTGTAGATAGCATTTATGCGCAAGGTATATCTCGTTCTGTTTCAGGACAGTTGACTGGTCCATGGCAACACGATGATCATCCTTTGTTTACAAGTGATGGCGGTCATGGCATGTTATTTCATGACAAGTATGGGAGGTTACAATTAACCTTACATTCTCCAAACAGAACTCCGGAAGAACGACCTATCTTCATTGAGCTTGAGGAATCGTCGGGTAAATTGAGGAGGCGCGAAGATGGATAG
- a CDS encoding Na+/H+ antiporter NhaC family protein — MEGTIFSLIPAILMLALVLFTRSILISLGTGIVVGALLIHEFNIWKSLQQIWFVFRDIFYTSDGLNLSSIYLLLFLLLLGIMTVIMTASGGSKAFGDWAIHKVKARRGAQLVPPVLGVIIFIDDYFNSLAVGQVSRPLTDRYRISRAKLAYFIDSTSAPITVVTPISSWGAYIIGTLGSIFAAAEVTKFQPLEAFVKMIPLNMYAFAALLLVLLVALFNINIGSMRVHEQRAIDTGHVTDPLKTTMAADVEENAVINKNGTIVHLLVPIIVLVVSTVAMMLFTGYQATEGRATLLTMFENTNVNLSLFTGGVVAVVVSFLLFFTLKGKKISAMKIIKDGSMSMMPAIYILVLAWMIGSIIEIIDTGGYLASLVDQISFNVDYLALLLFIIAGVMALATGTSWGTFGIMLPIAAQMAIVYDVNLVLPAMAAVLAGSVFGDHCSPISDTSILSSTGAGANHMDHVLTQLPYAFISAFAAAIGYLIYGLTGLTWISLLITLMITILIAVLFLFRAKKV, encoded by the coding sequence ATGGAAGGAACGATATTTTCGCTGATTCCGGCAATTTTGATGTTGGCATTAGTATTATTCACCAGAAGTATATTGATATCCTTAGGAACTGGGATTGTTGTCGGAGCGCTTCTTATACATGAATTTAATATATGGAAAAGTCTGCAACAAATTTGGTTTGTATTTCGTGATATTTTTTATACGAGTGATGGTTTGAATTTAAGCAGTATTTACTTATTATTATTTTTACTTTTATTAGGGATCATGACGGTGATTATGACGGCATCTGGTGGAAGTAAGGCATTCGGTGATTGGGCGATTCATAAAGTGAAAGCGCGACGAGGCGCTCAGCTTGTTCCACCAGTATTAGGTGTTATCATCTTTATCGATGACTATTTTAACAGTTTGGCGGTTGGACAAGTTTCCCGCCCTCTAACGGATCGTTATAGAATATCGAGAGCAAAGCTTGCTTATTTTATTGACTCTACTTCCGCACCGATTACGGTTGTTACACCAATTTCGAGCTGGGGTGCCTACATTATTGGTACACTCGGGTCTATTTTTGCAGCGGCAGAGGTAACCAAATTTCAGCCATTAGAGGCTTTTGTCAAAATGATTCCACTCAATATGTATGCATTCGCAGCATTGTTGCTGGTTTTATTAGTGGCACTGTTTAACATTAATATCGGATCAATGCGTGTTCATGAACAACGTGCGATCGATACCGGCCATGTTACGGACCCGTTAAAGACAACAATGGCAGCAGATGTGGAAGAGAATGCAGTAATCAATAAGAATGGCACGATTGTGCATTTGTTAGTTCCGATTATTGTATTGGTTGTCAGTACTGTCGCAATGATGCTGTTCACAGGATATCAAGCAACAGAAGGCAGAGCGACTTTATTAACGATGTTTGAAAATACCAACGTCAATCTTTCACTGTTTACTGGTGGAGTCGTGGCAGTGGTAGTATCCTTCTTGCTGTTTTTTACATTGAAAGGGAAAAAAATATCGGCGATGAAAATTATTAAAGATGGTTCGATGTCAATGATGCCGGCTATTTATATTCTTGTGTTAGCCTGGATGATTGGTTCAATTATCGAAATCATCGATACTGGTGGGTATTTGGCATCGCTCGTTGATCAAATTTCTTTTAACGTTGATTACCTTGCCTTATTATTATTTATCATTGCCGGAGTTATGGCATTAGCAACCGGAACTTCATGGGGAACATTCGGTATTATGCTTCCAATTGCAGCACAAATGGCGATTGTCTATGATGTTAATCTCGTATTACCAGCAATGGCGGCGGTTTTGGCAGGTTCTGTATTCGGGGATCATTGTTCTCCTATTTCAGATACATCCATACTTTCCTCCACAGGAGCTGGCGCGAATCATATGGACCACGTGCTCACGCAATTACCGTACGCATTTATCAGTGCATTTGCAGCAGCAATCGGTTATCTGATTTATGGTTTAACCGGCCTGACGTGGATCTCGTTGCTAATTACACTGATGATTACCATATTAATAGCCGTTCTATTTCTGTTTAGAGCGAAAAAAGTATAA
- a CDS encoding cellulase family glycosylhydrolase has product MKNVFLKAAILTVLFWSVCTITAMGETNAAESIDIESYAENMQPGWNLGNSYDAVGSDETAWGNPFVSQALIKKIAAEGFKSIRIPITFDQRMDTDGDYQIDQDFLDRVDQTVQWALEEDFYVMINVHHDSWIWMESGMQSNHDQTVARYEAIWTQLANHFKDYSTHLMFESINEPRFTGTATESQQYLNELNSTFHDIVRSSGGNNDVRPLVLPTINTGSEQEKLDALSGFIQNLEDPNIMATVHYYGFWPFSVNIAGYTRFEEDSKAEIQDVFDRVHDSFTANGIPVIIGEYGLLGFDQSTEVIQQGEKLKFFEYMLNYAQQKDFVHMLWDNGQHLGRESLEWSDPALFDMIQTSWTTRSAVPDDNFIYLNPEETITDRTITFNLHGKQFDGIYLNDQLLQEGADYQINNNSITFTSEFLTTFVSDDSLGKAATISVTFNEGHNWDIEVRNYQKAELQSAEGTTASLEIPTNFNGDKLATMEAYYEDGSIAGPQNWTAFKEFEYTFSPDYEAGTITLKDNFFNELNDGVTNLTFHFWSGETVEYTIEKNGEQVQSVQSDVTDNTEEGTDETDKETETPDTSDNSNVDDTEGNTEENQAKEEDKNEKQPASTENDETVQPTSVSTDTTEDANDDMLTDVTNLKENRLPDTATNQYNLMTLGLSLLLLGIISLALQKRKNVGR; this is encoded by the coding sequence TTGAAGAATGTATTTTTGAAGGCAGCTATTTTAACTGTGCTCTTCTGGAGTGTGTGCACTATTACCGCGATGGGAGAGACAAACGCAGCAGAAAGTATCGATATTGAAAGCTATGCAGAAAACATGCAGCCGGGATGGAACTTGGGAAATAGTTATGATGCGGTCGGGAGTGACGAGACTGCCTGGGGAAATCCTTTTGTTTCCCAAGCATTGATCAAAAAAATTGCTGCAGAGGGCTTTAAAAGCATCAGGATCCCGATTACCTTTGATCAACGTATGGATACAGATGGCGATTATCAGATCGATCAAGACTTTCTCGATCGCGTCGATCAAACCGTGCAATGGGCATTAGAAGAAGATTTCTACGTGATGATTAATGTCCATCACGACTCCTGGATTTGGATGGAGTCTGGCATGCAATCCAATCATGACCAGACAGTTGCTCGTTATGAAGCGATCTGGACCCAATTAGCTAATCACTTCAAAGATTATTCTACCCACCTTATGTTCGAAAGTATTAATGAACCACGATTTACTGGTACCGCCACAGAAAGTCAGCAATATTTAAATGAACTCAACAGCACTTTTCACGATATTGTCCGTTCCTCAGGTGGGAACAATGACGTTCGCCCGTTAGTGTTACCTACAATAAACACTGGATCAGAGCAGGAAAAATTGGATGCTTTGTCCGGTTTTATTCAAAATTTAGAAGATCCTAATATTATGGCGACGGTTCATTATTATGGCTTTTGGCCATTTAGCGTCAACATTGCTGGCTACACTCGTTTTGAAGAAGATTCCAAAGCTGAAATTCAGGATGTATTCGACCGGGTACACGACAGCTTCACCGCTAACGGTATCCCTGTCATTATTGGCGAATATGGCTTACTCGGATTTGATCAAAGTACTGAAGTTATTCAACAAGGGGAAAAATTAAAATTCTTCGAATATATGTTAAACTATGCCCAGCAGAAAGACTTTGTTCATATGTTATGGGATAACGGACAGCATTTAGGTCGTGAATCACTCGAATGGTCGGATCCTGCTCTCTTTGATATGATCCAAACAAGCTGGACGACTCGTTCCGCTGTACCTGATGACAATTTTATTTATCTTAATCCAGAGGAAACGATAACGGATCGTACCATTACATTTAATTTACATGGCAAGCAGTTTGATGGCATTTATCTGAATGATCAGCTGTTACAGGAAGGAGCAGACTATCAAATCAACAATAACAGCATTACGTTTACAAGCGAGTTCCTGACCACATTTGTTTCGGATGACTCACTCGGCAAAGCTGCTACCATTTCCGTTACCTTTAATGAAGGGCACAATTGGGATATTGAGGTCCGAAATTATCAAAAAGCCGAGTTACAATCCGCTGAAGGTACCACAGCTTCTTTGGAAATTCCGACAAACTTTAATGGTGACAAATTAGCGACAATGGAAGCCTATTACGAGGACGGCTCAATTGCTGGTCCACAAAATTGGACGGCATTTAAAGAATTTGAATATACCTTTTCTCCTGATTATGAAGCAGGAACGATTACACTAAAAGATAACTTTTTTAATGAGTTGAATGACGGTGTAACCAATTTGACTTTTCACTTCTGGAGTGGAGAAACCGTTGAATATACGATTGAAAAAAATGGAGAGCAAGTACAGTCTGTACAGTCAGATGTAACGGACAATACAGAGGAAGGCACAGATGAAACGGATAAAGAAACGGAAACACCTGATACATCCGACAATTCCAATGTAGACGATACCGAGGGGAATACGGAAGAAAATCAGGCAAAAGAGGAAGATAAGAACGAGAAGCAGCCAGCTTCTACTGAAAATGATGAAACAGTTCAACCAACGTCCGTTTCAACTGACACAACTGAAGACGCAAACGATGATATGCTAACTGACGTAACCAACCTGAAAGAAAATCGATTACCTGATACAGCTACTAATCAATACAACTTGATGACATTAGGATTATCTCTTCTTCTTCTCGGTATTATTTCATTGGCCCTGCAAAAGCGAAAAAATGTTGGTAGATAG
- a CDS encoding DUF2599 domain-containing protein, protein MQPKLSTRLLKNYANTGWQALTKIYDYIGNGSSGLYDQYMCHFDLFIESDWDIEFGQRDISYPGTIAAGCIP, encoded by the coding sequence TTGCAACCTAAATTATCTACCAGATTGTTGAAAAATTATGCTAATACAGGCTGGCAGGCACTGACTAAAATATATGACTATATAGGAAATGGTTCAAGTGGATTGTATGACCAGTATATGTGTCACTTTGACCTCTTTATTGAATCCGATTGGGATATAGAATTTGGACAGCGTGATATCAGTTATCCTGGTACAATTGCCGCCGGTTGTATTCCCTAG
- a CDS encoding glycoside hydrolase family 65: MFFFDQEGNERTIADIVPCQQHLHLWTGKVKSGFTVLGEEVQVETVCSPATDAIAVTVSSPLLVKAQIGVQMRFPNPNMRDREWEKTTDMSWDVNGHLTTLRLKDNQAMIERTLDDTTYYVQWDWNAGTLEECKPHLFRLHPSTSTLTFTMHFYKEKKSIQTVEDIIETSRKHWKAFWELGAFISFEGSSDKRAEELERRVVLSQYLLAVHSGGSVPPQETGFMYNSWFGKFHLEMHWWHASHFPMWGRNEILKKSLYWYIKILPKAYQLADYQGFEGARWPKMIGIEGNQTPSPIAPGLIWQQPHPIALAELCYQCEKDQKFLEEFEEIVFATAEFMVSFPNYDKQTETYQLGPGLIPAQENHLMEDTVNPTYELEYWHYGLGIAIEWMNRLGRTIPEKWLEVRSKMALPSVENDVYLAHRDCKHTFTEKNHDHPSMVAAYGILPGALIDWTVMNNTLQKVQNEWQWDTAWGWDFPMCAMTAARMGNSALAIDFLLMNQVKNTYLINGHNYQHDKLTAYLPGNGGLLTAVAMMATKWGFPNGWKVEYENLKGLLS, translated from the coding sequence TTGTTTTTTTTTGATCAAGAGGGGAATGAACGAACAATTGCTGATATCGTTCCATGTCAGCAGCATCTACATTTGTGGACAGGCAAAGTAAAAAGTGGATTTACTGTACTAGGTGAGGAAGTACAAGTCGAAACCGTATGTTCACCTGCTACAGATGCAATCGCTGTTACTGTTTCCTCTCCTTTGTTAGTGAAAGCTCAAATAGGAGTTCAAATGAGATTTCCCAATCCCAATATGAGAGATAGAGAATGGGAAAAAACGACAGATATGTCTTGGGACGTGAATGGTCATCTAACAACATTAAGATTAAAAGACAATCAAGCAATGATAGAAAGAACGTTAGATGATACGACTTATTACGTACAATGGGATTGGAATGCGGGAACATTAGAAGAGTGTAAGCCTCATTTATTTAGATTGCATCCGTCGACATCCACCCTAACTTTTACTATGCATTTTTATAAAGAGAAAAAATCGATACAAACTGTAGAAGATATCATCGAAACATCACGTAAACATTGGAAAGCTTTTTGGGAATTGGGTGCCTTTATATCATTTGAAGGCAGTTCCGATAAAAGAGCGGAAGAATTAGAGAGAAGAGTAGTTTTATCTCAGTATTTACTAGCGGTTCATAGTGGTGGATCAGTACCGCCCCAGGAAACGGGCTTCATGTACAATAGCTGGTTTGGTAAATTTCATTTGGAAATGCATTGGTGGCATGCAAGTCATTTTCCAATGTGGGGTAGAAACGAAATTTTAAAAAAGAGTTTATATTGGTATATAAAGATATTACCTAAGGCTTATCAGCTAGCGGATTATCAAGGGTTTGAAGGTGCAAGGTGGCCAAAAATGATAGGAATAGAAGGAAATCAAACACCTTCACCAATCGCTCCAGGGTTAATTTGGCAACAACCCCATCCAATTGCATTAGCTGAACTTTGTTATCAATGTGAAAAAGATCAAAAATTTTTAGAAGAATTTGAAGAAATAGTGTTTGCTACAGCAGAATTCATGGTCTCATTCCCTAACTATGATAAACAAACTGAAACTTATCAACTAGGTCCCGGCTTGATTCCAGCGCAAGAAAATCACCTGATGGAAGATACTGTTAACCCAACATATGAGTTAGAATACTGGCATTATGGGTTAGGTATAGCGATTGAATGGATGAATAGATTAGGGAGAACAATACCTGAAAAATGGCTGGAAGTTAGGAGTAAGATGGCTCTACCATCTGTGGAAAATGATGTCTATCTTGCGCATCGTGACTGTAAACATACTTTTACTGAAAAGAATCATGATCACCCTTCAATGGTAGCAGCTTATGGTATATTACCAGGTGCCTTAATTGACTGGACAGTCATGAATAATACGTTGCAAAAGGTGCAGAACGAGTGGCAATGGGACACTGCATGGGGCTGGGACTTCCCGATGTGCGCAATGACGGCAGCAAGAATGGGAAATTCTGCATTAGCGATTGATTTTTTATTAATGAATCAAGTTAAAAATACGTATTTAATCAATGGACATAATTATCAACATGATAAGCTTACTGCCTATTTGCCGGGGAATGGTGGGCTGCTTACGGCAGTAGCAATGATGGCGACAAAATGGGGATTTCCAAATGGCTGGAAGGTGGAATATGAAAATTTAAAGGGTCTCTTATCGTGA